One part of the Symphalangus syndactylus isolate Jambi chromosome 1, NHGRI_mSymSyn1-v2.1_pri, whole genome shotgun sequence genome encodes these proteins:
- the KCTD6 gene encoding BTB/POZ domain-containing protein KCTD6, whose amino-acid sequence MDNGDWGYMMTDPVTLNVGGHLYTTSLTTLTRYPDSMLGAMFGGDFPTARDPQGNYFIDRDGPLFRYVLNFLRTSELTLPLDFKEFDLLRKEADFYQIEPLIQCLNDPKPLYPMDTFEEVVELSSTRKLSKYSNPVAVIITQLTITTKVHSLLEGISNYFTKWNKHMMDTRDCQVSFTFGPCDYHQEVSLRVHLMEYITKQGFTIRNTRVHHMSERANENTVEHNWTFCRLARKTDD is encoded by the exons ATGGATAATGGAGACTGGGGCTATATG atGACTGACCCAGTCACGTTAAATGTAGGTGGACACTTGTATACAACGTCTCTCACCACATTGACGCGTTACCCGGATTCCATGCTTGGAGCCATGTTTGGGGGGGACTTCCCCACAGCTCGAGACCCTCAAGGCAATTACTTTATTGATCGAGATGGACCTCTTTTCCGATATGTCCTCAACTTCTTAAGAACTTCAGAATTGACCTTACCTTTGGATTTTAAGGAATTTGATCTGCTTcggaaagaagcagatttttaCCAGATTGAGCCCTTGATTCAGTGTCTCAATGATCCTAAGCCTTTGTATCCCATGGATACTTTTGAAGAAGTTGTGGAGCTGTCTAGTACTCGGAAGCTTTCTAAGTACTCCAACCCAGTGGCTGTCATCATAACCCAACTAACCATCACCACCAAGGTCCATTCCTTACTAGAAGGCATCTCAAATTATTTTACCAAGTGGAATAAGCACATGATGGACACCAGAGACTGCCAGGTTTCCTTTACTTTTGGACCCTGTGATTATCACCAGGAAGTTTCTCTTAGGGTCCACCTAATGGAATACATTACAAAACAAGGTTTCACGATCCGCAACACCCGGGTGCATCACATGAGTGAGCGGGCCAATGAAAACACAGTGGAGCACAACTGGACTTTCTGTAGGCTAGCCCGGAAGACCGACGACTGA